The Choloepus didactylus isolate mChoDid1 chromosome 13, mChoDid1.pri, whole genome shotgun sequence genome contains a region encoding:
- the PPWD1 gene encoding peptidylprolyl isomerase domain and WD repeat-containing protein 1 isoform X4, which produces MSAVTCTEMLLPMWCAPRQILLLLPVMINMLKLGYFPGQCEWIYCPGDAISSVAASEKSTGKIFIYDGRGDNQPLHIFDKLHTSPLTQIRLNQVYKAIVSSDKSGMIEYWTGPPHEYKFPKNVNWEYKTDTDLYEFAKCKAYPTSICFSPDGKKIATIGSDRKVRIFRFLTGKLMRVFDESLSMFTELQQMRQQLPDMEFGRRMAVERELEKLDAVRLINIIFDETGHFVLYGTMLGIKVINVETNRCVRILGKQENIRVMQLALFQGIAKKHRAATTIEMKASENPVLQNIQADPTIVCTSFKKNRFYLFTKREPEDTKSADSDRDVFNEKPSKEEVMAATQAEGPKRVSDSAIIHTSMGDIHIKLFPVECPKTVENFCVHSRNGYYNGHTFHRIIKGFMIQTGDPTGTGMGGESIWGGEFEDEFHSTLRHDRPYTLSMANAGSNTNGSQFFITVVPTPWLDNKHTVFGRVTKGMEVVQRISNVKVNPKTDKPYEDVSIINITVK; this is translated from the exons C ATGATCAATATGCTGAAACTTGG CTATTTTCCTGGACAATGTGAGTGGATCTATTGCCCAGGGGATGCCATATCTTCAGTTGCTGCTTCTGAGAAGAGTACaggaaaaattttcatttatgatGGTCGAGGAGATAACCAACCACTTCATATTTTTGACAAACTCCATACATCACCTCTTACTCAGATACGACTAAACCAAGTTTACAAAGCAATAGTGTCTTCTGACAAATCTGGAATGATTGAGTACTGGACTGGGCCTCCTCATGAATATAAATTCCCCAAAAATGTGAATTGGGAATATAAAACTGACACAGATTTATATGAATTTGCCAAGTGCAAGGCTTATCCAACCAGCATATGCTTTTCACCTGATGGGAAGAAAATAGCTACTATTGGTTCTGATAGAAAAGTTagaattttcagatttttaactGGAAAACTCATGAGAGTCTTTGATGAATCACTAAGT ATGTTTACTGAACTGCAGCAGATGAGACAACAGCTACCAGACATGGAATTTGGCCGACGAATGGCTGTAGAGCGTGAGTTGGAGAAGTTGGATGCAGTAAgattaattaatataatttttgatGAAACTGGACACTTTGTGTTATATGGAACAATGCTGGGCATTAAAGTCATAAATGTAGAAACAAACCG GTGTGTACGGATCTTAGGCAAgcaagaaaatatcagagtgaTGCAGCTGGCTTTATTCCAGGGAATAGCCAAAAAACATCGTGCTGCAACTACTATAGAAATGAAAGCTTCTGAAAACCCTGTTCTTCAGAATATTCAAGCTGACCCAACGATAGTCTGTACGTCTTTCAAAAAGAATAGGTTTTATCTG TTTACCAAACGAGAACCAGAAGATACAAAAAGTGCAGATTCTGACCGAGATGTTTTTAATGAGAAACCTTCTAAGGAAGAAGTCATGGCAGCTACTCAAGCTGAAGGACCTAAACGAGTTTCAGATAGTGCTATTATCCATACAAGCATGGGAGATATTCACATCAAACTTTTTCCGGTTGA GTGCCCCAAGACCGTGGAAAACTTCTGTGTTCACAGCAGAAATGGTTATTATAATGGGCATACATTTCACCGTATAATTAAG GGCTTCATGATTCAGACTGGAGATCCAACAGGTACTGGTATGGGAGGAGAAAGTATATGGGGAGGAGAATTTGAAGAtgaatttcattcaacattacgACATGACAGACCATATACACTCAGCATGGCCAATGCTGGATCGAATACTAATGGATCCCAGTTTTTCATAACAGTGGTACCAACA CCTTGGCTTGATAATAAGCACACAGTATTTGGACGAGTTACTAAAGGAATGGAAGTTGTACAGAGGATCTCTAACGTCAAAGTCAATCCCAAAACAGATAAGCCCTATGAGGATGTCAGCATCATAAATATTACTGTCaagtaa
- the LOC119508516 gene encoding peroxiredoxin-like 2A: MGIWSIGAGALGAAAVALLLANTDVFLSKPQKATLEYLEDIDLKTLEKEPRTFKAKELWEKNGAVIMAVRRPGCFLCREEAADLSSLKPRLDELGIPLYAVVKEQIGTEVQDFQPYFKGEIFLDDKKKFYGPQRRKMMFMGFIRLGVWYNFFRARNGGFSGNLDGEGFILGGVFVLGSGKQGILLEHREKEFGDKVNQVSVLEAARKIKPQTSVPEKN, encoded by the coding sequence ATGGGGATATGGTCCATTGGTGCAGGGGCCCTGGGGGCTGCTGCGGTGGCACTGCTTCTGGCCAACACAGACGTGTTTCTGTCCAAGCCCCAGAAAGCAACGCTGGAGTATCTGGAGGATATAGACCTGAAAACACTGGAGAAGGAACCAAGGACTTTCAAAGCAAAGGAGCTCTGGGAAAAGAATGGAGCTGTGATTATGGCTGTCAGGAGGCCAGGTTGTTTCCTATGTCGAGAGGAGGCTGCAGACCTGTCCTCCCTGAAGCCCAGGTTGGATGAACTGGGCATCCCCCTCTATGCAGTGGTGAAGGAGCAGATTGGGACTGAAGTGCAGGACTTCCAGCCATACTTCAAAGGAGAAATCTTCCTGGATGACAAGAAAAAGTTCTATGGGCCCCAAAGACGGAAGATGATGTTTATGGGATTTATCCGTTTGGGTGTCTGGTACAACTTCTTCCGGGCCCGGAATGGAGGCTTCTCCGGAAACCTGGATGGCGAGGGCTTCATCCTTGGGGGAGTTTTTGTGTTGGGATCAGGAAAGCAGGGCATACTTCTTGAgcacagagagaaagaatttgGAGACAAGGTAAACCAGGTTTCTGTTCTGGAAGCCGCTAGGAAGATCAAACCGCAGACCTCAGTCCCAGAGAAAAACTGA